ATCAGTTATTTTGAGCTCGGGGCAAATATTTTCGAACTGAGCCAGAAGGCACGGAGCATCTACGAGAAAAAAGCAACCTTGGGAGAAAAACGATCCCTACTCAATTTCGTATTTTCGAAGCTTTGCCTAAAAGACAAAAGACTAGTTCCTACATATAGATACGCATTTGAGCTGGTGGCCGAACGGGCTAGAACCAAGAATTGGCTGGGGGGAGAGGATTCGAACCCCTGTAGGCAGATCCAGAGTCTGCTGTCCTGCCGCTGGACGACCCCCCAGATTATCCAACCATCTCTCGACACATGTCGAGAACCATTCTCACATGCGGCAGATGTTAAGTCCCGTCGCCGATTAAGTCGATAGCTCTTTTGAGTCTCTCCAAGACCCTCTCTCTTCCAAGAATCTCCACAACATCAAAGATCCCCGGACCGACACTCTTCCCCGAGAGTGCAACTCTCAAGGGATGAATGTAGTCCGATGTCTTCGTTTGGTTTCTTGAGGCGAGATCCCTCAGCCTTTTTTCGAGCTCGTCCTTGTCGAACGCGAACTCTTCGCTGAGCAACACGCTCAGCTCTGTCAGGAGTTGTGCCTTCTCTTTTCCGGAAAGATGCTTCTTGAATGCCTGCTCATCGTATGCAAATTCATCCTTGAAGAAGTAGCCGGCGTACTCGGCGATTTGCGAAATGAGTTTGAGTCTGTCTCCGACAGCCCTCAGGACTCTCTTCAAATATTCCTTTCGTTCTACTGAAAGTGGAAGACTAATCAAGTTCACCTTCGCCAGGTATGCACTGGAGAGAGAACATCTGTCTTCCTCAGTCAGGTTCTTCACATAGGTTCCGTTCATCCATCGGAGCTTCTCGATGTCAAAAACGGCGGCTTTGTCGCTTACCCTTTCGAGGTCGAATTTCTGAACAAGCTCCTCTTTTGCAAAATATTCCTGAGTTCCGTCGTACGACCAGCCAAGGAGCGCAAGATAGTTGAACATGGCGGAGGGAAGGAATCCCTCATTCTTGTACCATTCAATCGAAGTAGCCCCGTGCCTCTTCGATAATCTTGATCTATCGGACCCAAGAATCATCGGAATGTGTCCGAACCTCGACGGAGGAAGCTCGAGCGCTTCCAGGATCAGAATCTGCTTCGGTGTGTTCGCAATGTGGTCGTCTCCCCTTATGACATGTGTAATCCCCATGAGAGAATCATCAACGGCGGCCGCAAAGTTGTAGGTAGGGAAACCGTCTGATTTCTTCAGGACAAAATCTCCAATTGTCGAATTATCGAATTCGATCATTCCGTGAATGATGTCATCGAACGAAGTCTTCCCCTCTCTTACGTGGAATCTGACTGCAAACGGCTTCCCTGAGTTCAGGAGTCTATCGTGTTCGCCTGCCCCAAGGTTTCTGCATTTACCGTCATATCTTGGAGGAATACTCATCCTGCGCGCCTCTTCCCTCTTCTCCCTGAGCTCATCCGGCGTGCAGAAGCAGCGGTAAGCCATTCCCTTCTCAACAAGTCTTTCCAAATGAAAGTTGTAAAGGTGCCTTCTCCCGGACTGAAAAATCGGGCCGATGTCCCAGTTCAAACCCAGCCACTCAAGTCCATCCAGGATTGCCTTCACGGAGTCCGGAGTTGAACGTTCAGAGTCGGTATCCTCAATCCTCAGGATGAATTCTCCTCCCTCATGTCTTGCGAAAAGCCAGTTGTAGAGTGCTGTCCTTGCTCCGCCGACATGAAGAAACCCGGTGGGACTGGGAGCGAATCTTACTTTGACCAACTAGGTAACCCTCCTCACGTAGAGCGGCTACAGCACATGCTGCCGCGGCGGCGCACAAGACGAAGCCGGAAGCCATATTAAAGCTTCCGGCTCTGTCCAGTCAATCAGTCAGGAGCTTCTTATCTTATGACAACCATCCTCTGGGTCGTGGCAATGCCGTGACCTTCTGCCTTAACGAAGTAGACCCCGGATGGAACGTTTCTACCCTTCCTGTCCTTCCCATCCCAGTAGAGCGTGTGGACGCCGGGCCCGACTACACCGTCAACCATGGTCTTCACAAGCCTGCCCGAAACATCATACACTCTGACCGCGACTTTGCCGCCATTCTTGCTTCCCGCCGGGAGCGTGCCGACCTTCAAGACAATCTCCGTTCCTATGTTGAAAGGATTCGGGAAGTTCCTAAGAAGTGCCATCACCTCAGGCACGGAAGCATCAATCTTCGGATTCTCAACGGCCGTGATGACGGGATTGGAGTGAACGCCGGTCCTTCGTGCATCGTGCATGAACATTGGCCAGGGGAAACGGGAAGGGCTGAACGGCTGCTGGCCGGGATATTTCCAGACGTAGATGTTCTTATCCCAGCAAGCTACAACGATCTCCACATTCCCATCGCTGTCAATGTCCCAGATAACCGGCGTGCCTCTCACCTCGCCGTCCAGGTGAATCGGAAATCCGTCAAGTTCGGTGCCGTTGTCGTTCCATGCGTAGAGTTTGGCGTCCTCAGAACCCAGAAGAATCTCGACCTTCCCGTCGCCATCGATATCCCCCACAACCGGAGAACATTCCGACGTTCCCCCTTGAGACGGATTTCCATAGGTCACGGCAGACCATCCAGGAAGAACTGCACCTTGATAAGTCCACACCCTCATGTCTCCGTTCGTCGATGCAACGACTACCTCAAGGGTTCCATCATTATTAATGTCAGCCAAAGCAGGTGAAGGCGATCTTGTATTCCTGTTCATATTGTAGTACTTCGGCCATCCAGGCATGACGGTCCCGTTTGACCTCAGAAGATAAACCCAGTAAGCAGAGGTGACCGCGATTTCCAATGAACCATCCGGGCTTGCGTCCACGTTCCCCACCGCCGGCGAACCTTTGATTGCGGCTTCACCTGAACTGATCCACCGGCTTGTGTCTGCCGTTGCAAAGGGCCAGCCCGGCACCGAGGTCCCGTTCGAGTTCCAGACATAGACCTTGCCGTTGGTCGCCGCGAAGACTATTTCGGGCAGACCGTCCAGGTCAATGTCAGCAAGGCAAGGACTCCCATAGTTCCACCAGCAGTTGAGTTTCTTGAAAATACCCTTTGTTGCGGGATTCGAATCTCCGTCCATCAGCTCGCTTCCGTCACCATGAAAAACGAGAACTTCAGAACCGCCTGTAGTCCCGCCGCTTGATACCAGCACTATCTCAGGATATCCGTCGCCATCGATGTCGGCGGTCGCCGGGGTGCCCCAGGCAAAGCTATAGGTGGATTCCGGCCAGCCCGCAGCAAGCTGACCGTTGGCATGCCACACATAAAGTTTGTTGTTTTCCCATGAGGGACAGATGACTTCGAGCCTTCCGTCTTTGTCGAGGTCCTCAAGGGCAGGCGAACTGTGGTATCTGAGTCCCAGGTTCGTGAAATATCCCGGAGTTCTTGTATCGTTGTCGCCGTCAATAAGCTCTTCGCCGTCCGACCTGACCGCGTACACTTTGTCTGCGCCCACAACCACTTCAAGACTGTCAGAGGTCGGGAAGAAAAGATTGCCAACCACCGGGGATGACGCAGTCTCAGCATAGAGTGCCCCCTGCTGCAACCCCATCTCGAGAGGCCAGCCGATCTGAATCGGCGGATTGGTGGAGGCAGAGATAGCCGCCGAAAGGGCGCTTTCGTTGCCGGAGCTGTCAACAGCGCTTACCTTGTAGAAGTACCTGGTGAAAGGAAGAAGACCCGCATCGGAATACAACGAGATGCGCTCGGATGGGAAAACGCTGACTCTTTGGAAGGGCCCGGAGCCCGAGCTGGACCTGTAGGTTATGTATCCCCTGAGGTCGGATTCCAGATTCGGGTTCCACAAAACGTCTATTGAGGACGTATTGCCTAGCGCCCACAGAGACTGAGGCACGGACGGCTTTGAGATGTCTATTCTCTTGGTGTACTTCACACCATACGCATCCTGAAGGATGAAGCTGAAATAATGGTTCAGCGTGTCGGAGGAAATGAACATGAACCGGTCACCCGTTGACATCGCGCCTGATGCGAT
This region of Candidatus Eisenbacteria bacterium genomic DNA includes:
- the gltX gene encoding glutamate--tRNA ligase → MVKVRFAPSPTGFLHVGGARTALYNWLFARHEGGEFILRIEDTDSERSTPDSVKAILDGLEWLGLNWDIGPIFQSGRRHLYNFHLERLVEKGMAYRCFCTPDELREKREEARRMSIPPRYDGKCRNLGAGEHDRLLNSGKPFAVRFHVREGKTSFDDIIHGMIEFDNSTIGDFVLKKSDGFPTYNFAAAVDDSLMGITHVIRGDDHIANTPKQILILEALELPPSRFGHIPMILGSDRSRLSKRHGATSIEWYKNEGFLPSAMFNYLALLGWSYDGTQEYFAKEELVQKFDLERVSDKAAVFDIEKLRWMNGTYVKNLTEEDRCSLSSAYLAKVNLISLPLSVERKEYLKRVLRAVGDRLKLISQIAEYAGYFFKDEFAYDEQAFKKHLSGKEKAQLLTELSVLLSEEFAFDKDELEKRLRDLASRNQTKTSDYIHPLRVALSGKSVGPGIFDVVEILGRERVLERLKRAIDLIGDGT